In Bacillus sp. NP247, one DNA window encodes the following:
- the glpF gene encoding glycerol uptake facilitator protein GlpF: protein MSAFLGELIGTALLILLGGGVCAGVSLKKSFAKDSGWIVITMGWGLAVAMAAYAVGSISGAHLNPALTIGLAFKGAFPWSDVPMYIAAQMIGAIIGAVLVYLHYLPHWKETEDPGTKLGVFATGPAIPNTFTNLLSEMIGTFVLVFGILAIGANKFADGLNPFIVGFLIVSIGLSLGGTTGYAINPARDLGPRIAHFFLPIAGKGGSNWKYAWIPVVGPILGGSLAGLFHQVVFEGKQNPALIYVIITTVIVLAISYMTSKKSGATTNSRKVA from the coding sequence ATGTCAGCATTTTTAGGGGAATTAATAGGGACAGCGTTGTTAATCTTACTTGGTGGCGGTGTTTGCGCTGGTGTAAGTTTAAAGAAATCGTTTGCGAAAGATTCTGGTTGGATTGTAATTACAATGGGCTGGGGCTTAGCGGTTGCTATGGCAGCGTATGCAGTTGGATCAATTAGTGGGGCACATTTGAATCCGGCTTTAACGATAGGACTTGCTTTTAAGGGAGCGTTCCCATGGAGTGACGTACCTATGTATATCGCAGCACAAATGATTGGGGCAATTATCGGGGCAGTTCTCGTATATTTACATTACTTACCACACTGGAAAGAAACAGAGGATCCAGGAACAAAGTTAGGTGTATTTGCAACAGGTCCAGCAATTCCGAACACATTTACAAACCTTTTAAGTGAAATGATTGGAACATTCGTTTTAGTATTTGGTATATTAGCAATTGGAGCAAATAAATTTGCAGATGGTTTAAATCCATTTATCGTAGGTTTCTTAATTGTAAGTATTGGTTTATCATTAGGTGGAACAACAGGATACGCAATCAACCCGGCTCGTGATTTAGGTCCGCGTATTGCACACTTCTTCCTTCCGATTGCAGGAAAAGGCGGTTCAAATTGGAAGTATGCATGGATTCCAGTAGTTGGTCCAATTCTAGGTGGATCACTTGCAGGATTATTCCATCAAGTTGTATTTGAAGGGAAACAAAATCCAGCACTTATTTATGTGATTATTACAACTGTGATTGTACTAGCAATCTCTTATATGACAAGTAAAAAAAGTGGAGCTACTACAAATAGTAGAAAAGTAGCATAG
- a CDS encoding HEPN domain-containing protein, giving the protein MKNFSEANLWFEIADSDLRASNHLLSLIPIPFAIICYHCQQCAEKYLKGYLTLKGTHPPKTHNLLLLAKECAEFNMEFNDLIDDCAELNSYAIEVRYPYFEELNKTDVSQAIKSAGNIKSFVLETIK; this is encoded by the coding sequence ATGAAAAATTTCAGTGAGGCAAATTTATGGTTTGAAATTGCAGATTCAGATCTTAGAGCTTCTAATCATTTATTGTCTTTAATACCTATTCCTTTTGCAATTATCTGTTATCATTGTCAACAGTGTGCTGAGAAATATCTAAAGGGGTATTTAACGCTTAAAGGAACTCATCCGCCTAAAACGCATAATTTATTGCTGTTAGCAAAGGAATGTGCTGAATTTAATATGGAATTCAATGATTTGATAGATGATTGTGCAGAGTTAAATAGTTATGCGATTGAAGTCAGATATCCTTATTTTGAAGAACTTAATAAAACAGACGTATCGCAAGCTATAAAAAGTGCGGGGAATATTAAAAGTTTTGTTTTAGAAACAATTAAATAG
- the glpK gene encoding glycerol kinase GlpK, which translates to MKKYILSLDQGTTSSRAILFNKEGKIVHSAQKEFTQHFPKPGWVEHNAQEIWGSILAVIATCLSEADVKPEQIAGIGITNQRETAVVWDKTTGKPIYNAIVWQSRQTVEICDELKEKGYSDMVREKTGLLIDAYFSGTKVKWILDNVEGAREKAENGELLFGTIDTWLVWKLSGGKAHVTDYSNASRTLMFNIHDLQWDDELLDMLTVPKSMLPEVRPSSEIYGETIDYHFFGQNVPIAGVAGDQQAALFGQACFGEGMAKNTYGTGCFMLMNTGEKAVASEHGLLTTIAWGLDGKVNYALEGSIFVAGSAIQWLRDGMRMFKDASESEVYASRVESTDGVYVVPAFVGLGTPYWDSEVRGAMFGVTRGTTKEHFIRATLESLAYQTKDVLCAMEADSGIKLNTLRVDGGAVKNNFLMQFQSDMLDVPVERPVINETTALGAAYLAGLAVGYWKNQDEIKEQWHMDKRFTPAMEAETSEELYAGWKKAIEATKAFK; encoded by the coding sequence ATGAAAAAATATATTCTTTCATTAGACCAAGGAACAACAAGCTCACGCGCAATTCTTTTCAATAAAGAAGGAAAAATCGTTCATTCAGCTCAAAAAGAGTTTACACAACATTTTCCAAAGCCAGGCTGGGTCGAGCATAATGCACAAGAAATTTGGGGATCTATTTTAGCAGTTATCGCAACTTGCTTAAGTGAAGCAGATGTGAAGCCAGAACAAATCGCTGGTATCGGTATTACGAATCAACGCGAAACAGCGGTTGTATGGGATAAAACGACTGGTAAACCAATTTATAACGCAATCGTATGGCAATCTCGTCAAACAGTGGAAATTTGTGATGAGTTAAAAGAAAAAGGTTATAGCGATATGGTTCGTGAAAAAACAGGTCTTTTAATTGACGCATACTTCTCTGGTACGAAAGTAAAATGGATTTTAGATAACGTTGAAGGTGCAAGAGAAAAAGCGGAAAACGGCGAGTTATTATTCGGAACAATTGATACATGGCTTGTATGGAAATTGTCTGGCGGTAAAGCGCACGTAACAGACTACTCAAATGCATCACGCACATTAATGTTTAACATTCACGACTTACAGTGGGATGATGAGCTTCTAGACATGTTAACAGTACCAAAGAGCATGCTTCCAGAAGTACGTCCGTCATCTGAAATATATGGTGAAACAATTGACTATCACTTCTTCGGTCAAAATGTACCGATCGCAGGTGTAGCTGGTGACCAGCAAGCAGCATTATTTGGACAAGCTTGTTTCGGTGAAGGTATGGCGAAAAATACTTACGGAACTGGTTGCTTTATGTTAATGAACACAGGTGAAAAAGCAGTTGCTTCTGAGCATGGCCTATTAACAACAATTGCATGGGGTTTAGATGGTAAAGTAAATTACGCATTAGAAGGAAGTATTTTCGTAGCGGGTTCTGCAATCCAGTGGTTACGTGACGGAATGCGCATGTTTAAAGATGCAAGTGAGAGTGAAGTATACGCTTCACGTGTTGAATCAACTGACGGTGTATACGTTGTACCAGCATTTGTAGGATTAGGTACACCGTACTGGGATAGTGAAGTACGCGGCGCTATGTTTGGCGTAACACGTGGTACGACGAAAGAGCACTTCATTCGTGCAACGCTAGAATCTTTAGCATACCAAACGAAAGATGTATTATGTGCAATGGAAGCTGATTCAGGTATTAAACTGAACACATTACGCGTTGACGGGGGAGCAGTTAAGAATAACTTCTTAATGCAGTTCCAAAGTGATATGTTAGACGTTCCTGTAGAGCGTCCAGTGATCAATGAAACGACAGCTTTAGGTGCAGCATACTTAGCTGGTCTTGCGGTTGGATATTGGAAAAACCAAGACGAAATTAAAGAGCAGTGGCATATGGATAAACGCTTTACACCAGCAATGGAAGCGGAAACAAGCGAAGAGCTATATGCTGGATGGAAAAAAGCAATTGAAGCAACAAAAGCTTTCAAATAA
- a CDS encoding PadR family transcriptional regulator yields the protein MEDRLKGLRKSMENTTFKHLSFSNQHRKQVREKINASYENEEDISLAVLQLLMNEKTGYELGQLLRGRGIQKFEGNEGFLYTLLHRLEQNRFIQSSWDHAGAKYYQLNDKGRKMLRKAEKDSTKARFILKGLVQE from the coding sequence ATGGAAGATCGATTAAAAGGCCTGCGAAAATCAATGGAGAATACAACGTTTAAACATTTGAGTTTTTCTAATCAGCATCGAAAGCAGGTGCGCGAAAAAATCAATGCATCATACGAAAATGAAGAAGACATCTCTTTAGCGGTTTTACAACTTCTTATGAATGAAAAAACAGGGTACGAACTGGGGCAGCTATTGCGAGGGAGAGGAATTCAAAAATTCGAAGGAAATGAAGGTTTTTTATACACTTTATTACACCGCTTGGAACAGAATCGTTTTATCCAATCAAGTTGGGATCATGCAGGGGCGAAATATTATCAATTAAATGATAAAGGAAGAAAGATGCTACGAAAGGCAGAGAAAGATTCTACAAAGGCACGGTTTATATTAAAAGGCTTAGTACAGGAGTGA
- the glpP gene encoding glycerol uptake operon antiterminator GlpP, with product MEFHEQKILPAVRQIKDLEKLLHSTYEYIVILDIHVGQLKSVVSLAKQHNKKVFLHVDLIHGLQSDGHATEFLCQEYKPYGLLSTKASVIMKAKQKGVVSIQRIFLIDSSAMEKSCNLLEKTKPDYIEVLPGALTGVIAEVKERTGVPILAGGFIRTVEDVERALNAGATAITTSKKELWKHYQKK from the coding sequence TTAAAGATTTGGAAAAGCTATTACATAGTACGTATGAGTATATTGTTATTTTAGATATTCATGTTGGTCAATTGAAGAGTGTTGTGTCACTTGCGAAGCAGCATAATAAAAAAGTATTTTTACATGTGGATTTGATCCATGGATTACAAAGTGATGGGCATGCGACGGAGTTTTTATGTCAGGAATATAAACCGTACGGGTTATTGTCGACAAAGGCGAGCGTAATTATGAAGGCGAAGCAAAAAGGTGTCGTCTCCATTCAACGCATCTTTTTAATTGATTCTAGCGCAATGGAAAAGAGCTGTAATTTGTTAGAAAAGACGAAGCCGGATTATATAGAGGTGCTTCCCGGTGCGTTAACGGGTGTAATCGCTGAGGTGAAAGAGCGTACAGGTGTACCGATTTTAGCAGGTGGTTTTATTCGAACTGTAGAAGACGTTGAAAGAGCGTTAAATGCTGGTGCGACAGCAATTACGACATCGAAAAAAGAATTATGGAAACATTACCAAAAAAAGTGA
- a CDS encoding nucleotidyltransferase domain-containing protein has translation MNTNVQKELNQLVDKMTSSLSDVNKIILFGSHAYGMPNEDSDFDLCVVVDGIGKRKREALKKLNLSIFDVMKTPVDLLVYGSEEFNERSGNPVTMEYKIAEEGKVLYEKFQ, from the coding sequence ATGAATACTAATGTTCAAAAAGAGTTAAATCAATTAGTAGATAAAATGACTTCCTCTCTTTCTGATGTTAATAAAATTATTTTATTTGGGTCTCATGCTTACGGTATGCCTAATGAGGATAGTGATTTTGATTTGTGTGTAGTGGTTGATGGTATTGGTAAGAGGAAAAGAGAAGCCTTAAAGAAATTGAATTTAAGTATATTCGATGTAATGAAAACACCAGTCGATTTACTTGTTTACGGTTCTGAAGAATTTAATGAGCGTTCTGGTAATCCTGTAACAATGGAATACAAGATTGCTGAAGAAGGTAAGGTATTGTATGAAAAATTTCAGTGA
- a CDS encoding FtsW/RodA/SpoVE family cell cycle protein, whose protein sequence is MNKKGERFLKEVTNHIKSKEAKDLVATELDFHLKQAKNMWIEKGLSEEVAEDKAVEQMGSPVKLGQELNKLHKPKVDWFLIGLLVAAMGLGFLPIIAFGHAELLMNKMIFVILGVATAIGLMLLDYRRLEKLGWLFYTIGVLILLMIKCFPTASLNGEPLMKIGSITIDCLMTIPFFFLAWASFFNNSRLKFIHLLMLYVFSLYLFLTTSTLLPIFIYITMVFVMLWWSRLGKKTAWLITMLPICFFIIRDLFSWSAVKEYRIARILGFLNPEHDQWYLRLKEAMSSAGWFGTYGNIKSIPATHTDFVFASLTYYYGYVLTLILVLILSLFVVRIMVISYKINDRYGKLLLVGGVTLFVFHFVYNVGMILGILPRVSISLPFISYGLIPTLFHAFIMGIVLSVYRRKDISFRRKKTP, encoded by the coding sequence TTGAATAAAAAAGGGGAGCGTTTTTTAAAAGAAGTTACGAACCATATTAAATCAAAAGAAGCGAAGGACTTAGTGGCAACGGAACTAGATTTTCACTTGAAACAGGCGAAGAATATGTGGATAGAGAAAGGCTTAAGTGAGGAAGTTGCTGAAGATAAGGCTGTTGAACAAATGGGAAGTCCGGTCAAACTTGGGCAAGAGCTTAACAAACTGCATAAGCCAAAGGTTGATTGGTTCTTAATTGGTTTATTAGTGGCTGCGATGGGGCTAGGATTTTTGCCAATTATAGCTTTTGGACATGCTGAATTATTAATGAATAAGATGATATTTGTAATTCTCGGCGTTGCAACAGCGATTGGGCTGATGCTACTTGATTATCGGAGATTAGAGAAACTCGGGTGGCTGTTTTATACAATTGGAGTACTTATCTTGTTAATGATAAAATGTTTTCCGACTGCTTCTTTGAATGGAGAACCATTAATGAAAATTGGTTCCATAACAATTGATTGTTTAATGACAATACCATTCTTTTTTCTAGCCTGGGCTTCATTTTTTAATAACAGTAGATTAAAGTTTATACATCTTCTCATGTTGTACGTATTTTCTTTATATCTATTTCTAACTACATCAACTCTTTTACCAATTTTCATCTACATCACGATGGTATTCGTTATGCTTTGGTGGAGTAGGCTAGGAAAGAAAACGGCATGGCTCATTACAATGTTACCAATTTGTTTCTTTATTATCAGGGATTTATTTTCCTGGTCTGCCGTAAAAGAATACCGGATAGCTAGAATTTTAGGATTTTTAAACCCAGAACATGATCAATGGTATTTACGTTTAAAAGAGGCAATGTCATCGGCAGGTTGGTTTGGTACATATGGAAATATAAAGTCTATCCCTGCTACGCATACTGATTTTGTATTTGCAAGTTTAACTTATTATTATGGATATGTGCTTACGCTAATTCTTGTCTTAATTCTTTCTCTTTTTGTAGTAAGAATAATGGTTATATCTTATAAAATAAATGATCGATACGGTAAATTGCTTCTCGTTGGTGGAGTAACTCTTTTCGTATTCCATTTCGTTTATAACGTTGGCATGATCCTTGGGATATTACCGCGTGTTTCTATATCATTACCCTTTATTAGTTACGGCTTGATACCAACTTTGTTTCACGCATTTATAATGGGAATCGTGCTAAGTGTATATCGACGTAAAGATATTTCATTTAGAAGGAAAAAGACACCTTGA
- a CDS encoding sigma-70 family RNA polymerase sigma factor, giving the protein MDELTVEAFEIEDKEDLIDEIMNKYGQEVLQLVYSYVNNKEVAEDLTQDIFVKCYKSLHTYKGKSNVKTWLWRIAINHCKDYLKSWYNKKVIVTEDESTFMGSQKESVEQTVIQNAEDHRLASAVMNLPIKYREVIYLFYYEELSIKDIAIVIEVKENTIKTRLKKAKELLKKGLEE; this is encoded by the coding sequence GTGGATGAATTAACGGTAGAAGCGTTTGAAATAGAAGATAAGGAGGACCTTATCGATGAAATAATGAACAAGTATGGACAAGAAGTCTTACAGCTTGTGTATTCATATGTGAATAACAAAGAGGTTGCGGAGGATTTAACGCAAGATATATTTGTGAAATGCTATAAATCTCTTCATACATACAAAGGGAAATCAAATGTGAAAACGTGGTTGTGGAGAATTGCCATTAATCATTGTAAGGACTATTTAAAAAGTTGGTATAACAAAAAGGTCATCGTTACAGAAGATGAATCTACTTTTATGGGGAGTCAAAAAGAAAGTGTTGAACAAACGGTTATTCAAAATGCAGAGGACCATAGGTTGGCTTCTGCAGTAATGAATTTACCGATAAAATATCGAGAAGTCATTTATCTATTTTATTATGAAGAATTATCAATTAAAGATATTGCTATTGTAATAGAAGTGAAGGAAAACACGATAAAAACAAGACTGAAAAAAGCGAAGGAACTTTTGAAGAAAGGATTGGAGGAATAA
- the glpD gene encoding aerobic glycerol-3-phosphate dehydrogenase, with protein MKFSSKQRKDVLNGVNKQELDVIVIGGGITGSGIALDGATRGLSTIVFEMQDFAAGTSSRSTKLVHGGLRYLKQLEVKMVAEVGKERAIVYENGPHVTTPEWMLLPFHTGGTFGSFSTSIGLRVYDFLAGVKRSERRKMFNREETLNKEPLVKQEGLKGGGYYVEYRTDDARLTIEVMKEAIEHGAKAVNYAKVDSFLYKDGKVCGVRVIDLLDGEVYEVYGKKIVNAAGPWVDTLREKDNSKKGKVLQLSKGVHLVIDQKRFPLGQAIYFDTPDKRMVFAIPRGGKTYVGTTDTFYDKDAAVPHMTTEDRTYIINAINYMFPSVKITEKDVESSWAGVRPLIYEEGKNASEISRKDEIWTSESGLITIAGGKLTGYRKMAEMVVDYVTNLLQKEGHSAYPKSDTKHMPISGGHVSGSHGFSAFVAKKAGEGTKYGLTTAQAEEFAKFYGSNVDVLFDLAKKHKDEAKEYNMPLDVLIPLVYAMDYEMTAKPVDFFVRRRGAVFFNIHWVYEWKEAVINYMAAKLGWSKEEQMKYTAELEKALRDAVIPVDQQEQAAALA; from the coding sequence ATGAAATTTTCAAGTAAACAACGTAAAGACGTATTAAACGGAGTAAATAAACAAGAGTTAGATGTGATCGTAATTGGTGGAGGTATTACTGGTTCTGGTATTGCATTAGATGGGGCAACACGCGGTTTATCAACAATTGTGTTTGAAATGCAGGACTTTGCAGCAGGTACATCAAGTCGTTCAACGAAACTTGTACACGGCGGTTTACGTTATTTAAAACAACTTGAAGTGAAAATGGTAGCAGAGGTGGGGAAAGAGCGTGCGATCGTATATGAGAACGGTCCCCATGTAACAACACCAGAGTGGATGTTACTTCCGTTCCATACAGGCGGTACGTTCGGATCATTCAGTACATCAATTGGTCTTCGTGTATACGACTTCTTAGCAGGTGTAAAACGAAGCGAGCGCAGAAAGATGTTTAACCGTGAAGAAACGCTAAATAAAGAGCCTCTTGTAAAACAAGAAGGACTAAAGGGCGGCGGTTACTACGTAGAATATCGTACAGACGATGCGCGTCTTACAATTGAAGTAATGAAAGAAGCGATTGAGCATGGTGCGAAAGCTGTTAACTACGCAAAAGTAGACAGTTTCTTATATAAAGATGGAAAAGTATGCGGTGTACGTGTAATCGATTTACTAGACGGAGAAGTGTACGAAGTTTACGGTAAGAAAATTGTAAACGCGGCTGGCCCTTGGGTAGATACACTTCGTGAAAAAGATAACTCTAAAAAAGGGAAAGTACTTCAATTATCAAAAGGTGTTCATTTAGTAATTGATCAAAAACGTTTCCCATTAGGCCAAGCGATTTACTTCGATACACCAGATAAACGTATGGTATTCGCGATTCCGCGCGGCGGAAAAACGTACGTAGGTACAACAGATACGTTCTATGATAAAGACGCAGCTGTACCACACATGACAACAGAAGATCGCACATACATCATTAATGCGATTAACTACATGTTCCCAAGCGTGAAAATTACAGAAAAAGATGTGGAATCAAGCTGGGCTGGTGTACGTCCGTTAATTTACGAAGAAGGTAAAAACGCATCTGAAATTTCTCGTAAAGATGAAATTTGGACTTCTGAATCTGGTTTAATTACAATCGCAGGTGGTAAATTAACAGGATACCGCAAAATGGCTGAAATGGTAGTAGACTACGTAACGAATCTATTACAAAAAGAAGGTCATAGTGCATATCCGAAGAGTGACACGAAACATATGCCAATCTCTGGTGGACATGTAAGTGGTTCACACGGATTCTCAGCATTCGTTGCGAAAAAAGCAGGCGAAGGTACGAAATACGGTTTAACGACAGCGCAAGCGGAAGAATTCGCGAAATTCTACGGCTCTAACGTTGACGTACTGTTTGACTTAGCGAAAAAACATAAAGACGAAGCGAAAGAATACAACATGCCGCTAGACGTTCTAATCCCGCTTGTATACGCAATGGATTACGAAATGACAGCAAAACCAGTTGACTTCTTCGTACGCCGCAGAGGTGCTGTATTCTTCAACATCCACTGGGTATACGAGTGGAAAGAAGCGGTAATCAACTATATGGCTGCGAAACTTGGCTGGAGCAAAGAAGAACAAATGAAATACACAGCTGAATTAGAAAAAGCGTTAAGAGACGCTGTAATTCCTGTAGATCAACAAGAACAGGCGGCTGCGTTAGCTTAA
- the helD gene encoding RNA polymerase recycling motor HelD → MNKKLDQEQKRLDSVIETITEQIDKLESDTGRRRAEVINIRKHFWDDVKVNTDTFDDYLETVINLRQQAQSLAVTQITHKHTFNRLAALRRMHKAPYFGRIDFKEEGESGAEQIYIGVATLTDASGENFLIYDWRAPISSVYYDYPPGPAEYSTPGGVIRGNVEKKLQYIIQNGEIDSMFDTSLTIGDEILQQALGKGTNKHMQSIVATIQREQNEIIRHDEGRLLIVQGAAGSGKTSAALQRIAYLLYKYREWLKADQIILFSPNSMFNSYVSNVLPELGEENMQQVTFQEYLNHRLSKSFDVEDPYEQLEYMLTETNSANYKTRNTSIRFKASTQFFEMIRAYRQSLESSGMLFRGMKFRGKLIASAKEITEQFYNTDSSLRFHNRIEKLTDWLNKQIDAIEKAELKKPWVEEEIELLSKDEYQKAYKYLQKKGDFDDNSFNDYEQETKVLGRMIVRKKLKPLRKGVQTLRFINFTGIYKQLFTDASWVTGKKPKEWDDICSLTVNMLDEGKLYYEDATPFLLLKELIEGFQTNRSIKHILVDEAQDYSPFQFEFLKRLFPAAKMTVLGDFNQAIFAHASETVNFNTLTSLYGPDETNGINLTRSYRSTKPIIEFTRDLVPEGKNIHAFERDGEKPTVTKVSDYSELHNCITSKVAELQEQQHNTIAIICKSAAESAAAYEALSHIENIKLVKSNSAEYEQGIVVIPAYLAKGIEFDAVIIYNASQDVYSDASLRRLFYTACTRAMHELQLYSVGEVSPFVLGADTESFELITP, encoded by the coding sequence ATGAACAAAAAACTTGATCAAGAGCAAAAACGATTGGATAGCGTAATAGAAACTATTACGGAGCAAATTGATAAACTGGAAAGTGACACTGGCAGACGCCGGGCAGAAGTAATCAACATTCGTAAACACTTCTGGGATGATGTAAAAGTTAACACTGATACTTTTGACGATTATCTTGAAACAGTTATCAACTTAAGACAACAAGCTCAGTCACTAGCCGTAACACAAATCACCCATAAGCACACCTTTAATCGACTTGCCGCACTACGCCGTATGCATAAAGCACCTTACTTCGGACGAATCGATTTCAAAGAAGAAGGAGAATCTGGCGCAGAGCAAATTTATATCGGCGTTGCTACACTTACCGATGCAAGCGGAGAAAATTTTCTTATATACGATTGGCGCGCACCAATTTCAAGTGTTTACTACGATTATCCACCAGGACCGGCTGAGTACAGCACACCGGGAGGCGTAATCCGAGGCAATGTGGAGAAGAAATTACAATATATTATTCAAAATGGCGAGATTGATTCTATGTTCGATACGAGCCTCACAATTGGAGATGAAATCCTGCAACAAGCGCTCGGAAAAGGAACAAACAAACATATGCAAAGTATTGTTGCTACGATTCAGCGCGAGCAAAATGAAATTATCCGTCACGATGAAGGGCGACTACTTATCGTTCAAGGAGCTGCTGGTAGTGGTAAAACGTCAGCTGCCCTGCAACGAATCGCCTATTTACTATATAAATATCGCGAATGGCTAAAAGCAGATCAAATTATTCTCTTCTCCCCTAACTCGATGTTCAATAGTTACGTATCTAACGTACTACCTGAACTCGGCGAAGAAAATATGCAGCAAGTCACATTCCAAGAATATTTAAACCATAGACTAAGTAAGTCATTTGATGTTGAGGATCCTTATGAGCAATTAGAATATATGCTAACTGAAACGAATAGCGCAAATTATAAAACTAGAAATACAAGCATTCGATTTAAAGCATCTACTCAATTTTTTGAGATGATTAGAGCGTACAGACAATCTCTTGAATCTTCAGGCATGCTATTTAGAGGAATGAAATTTAGAGGGAAACTGATTGCCTCTGCTAAAGAAATCACAGAGCAATTTTATAATACTGATTCCTCCCTCCGGTTCCATAATCGAATTGAGAAGTTAACGGATTGGCTAAACAAACAAATAGACGCAATTGAAAAAGCAGAACTGAAAAAGCCTTGGGTAGAAGAAGAAATTGAATTACTTAGTAAAGATGAATATCAAAAAGCTTATAAATATTTACAGAAAAAAGGCGATTTTGACGACAATTCCTTTAATGATTATGAACAAGAAACGAAAGTACTCGGACGTATGATTGTCCGCAAAAAATTGAAGCCGCTTCGTAAAGGCGTTCAAACATTGCGTTTCATCAATTTTACAGGCATATATAAACAACTCTTCACAGATGCATCATGGGTTACTGGGAAAAAACCGAAAGAATGGGATGATATTTGCTCATTAACAGTAAACATGCTAGATGAAGGAAAGCTATATTACGAGGATGCGACTCCATTTTTACTTTTAAAAGAATTAATTGAAGGCTTCCAAACGAACAGGTCCATTAAACATATACTCGTAGACGAAGCACAAGATTATTCTCCATTTCAATTCGAGTTTTTAAAACGCCTCTTCCCTGCCGCAAAAATGACGGTACTCGGCGACTTTAACCAAGCGATATTCGCTCATGCAAGTGAAACAGTGAATTTCAATACACTTACTAGCTTATACGGACCAGATGAAACGAACGGCATTAACTTAACTCGTAGCTATCGCTCAACAAAACCGATTATTGAATTTACACGGGATCTCGTACCTGAAGGAAAGAACATTCACGCATTTGAACGTGACGGCGAGAAACCTACAGTGACTAAAGTTTCTGATTACAGCGAACTGCATAATTGTATTACTTCCAAAGTTGCTGAACTACAAGAACAACAGCACAATACGATCGCAATTATATGTAAATCTGCAGCTGAAAGCGCCGCTGCCTACGAAGCACTCAGTCATATCGAGAATATAAAACTCGTGAAAAGTAACTCAGCCGAATATGAGCAAGGCATTGTTGTTATCCCTGCTTATTTGGCGAAAGGTATCGAATTTGACGCTGTTATTATTTACAATGCCTCTCAAGATGTGTACAGTGATGCAAGCCTTCGTAGATTGTTCTACACTGCTTGTACGCGCGCAATGCATGAGTTACAGCTTTATAGCGTTGGTGAGGTTAGTCCTTTTGTACTTGGGGCTGATACGGAGAGTTTTGAACTTATTACACCTTGA